A section of the Saccharopolyspora gregorii genome encodes:
- a CDS encoding LmeA family phospholipid-binding protein — MKKLVVTLLLVLGLLVVADYGAASVAEYQVSQQVREQLELDEDPSVRVHGFPFLTQAVAGDYRDVELAAKAVRVGQLSELGVEANLHHARVPLSDVVGGTANEIQVDELVGRVKLKASDVGRFIGITDLTINPAPKDALDEPADDANEGSSGTAGTGTSDRSRAKVALDGSLDIAGNDVRVKVIAVLSLLNGQLTIEPKKLDIADQALSDIPLGDVFEKSILQQFTTTIDPGVLPFEVRPTAVRVERGALVMEGTAEDVTIGAGGVTTG; from the coding sequence CCGAGTACCAGGTGTCGCAGCAGGTCCGCGAGCAGCTGGAGCTCGACGAGGACCCGTCGGTGCGGGTGCACGGCTTCCCGTTCCTCACCCAGGCCGTCGCCGGGGACTACCGGGACGTGGAGCTCGCGGCGAAGGCCGTCCGCGTCGGCCAGCTCAGCGAGCTCGGCGTCGAGGCGAACCTGCACCACGCGCGCGTCCCGCTGAGCGACGTCGTCGGGGGCACCGCGAACGAGATCCAGGTGGACGAGCTGGTCGGCCGGGTGAAGCTGAAGGCGTCCGACGTGGGGCGCTTCATCGGCATCACCGACCTGACGATCAACCCGGCGCCGAAGGACGCCCTCGACGAACCGGCGGACGACGCCAACGAGGGTTCCAGCGGCACCGCCGGGACGGGGACGAGCGATCGGAGCCGCGCGAAGGTGGCGCTGGACGGGTCGCTGGACATCGCGGGCAACGACGTGCGGGTGAAGGTGATCGCGGTGCTGTCGCTGCTCAACGGCCAGCTCACCATCGAACCGAAGAAGCTGGACATCGCCGACCAGGCGCTGTCGGACATCCCGCTCGGCGACGTCTTCGAGAAGTCGATCCTGCAGCAGTTCACCACCACCATCGACCCGGGCGTGCTGCCGTTCGAGGTGCGGCCCACCGCGGTGCGGGTGGAGCGCGGCGCGCTGGTCATGGAGGGCACCGCGGAGGACGTGACGATCGGCGCCGGCGGGGTGACCACGGGATGA
- a CDS encoding TlpA family protein disulfide reductase encodes MTGWIVLLVVVAATLAFGAWWRSREGRVRPASGRLGAAGADRGATATEDDRGSGKTGEPARVAPDVSDHLPEGLRTRLGDLGGAGVTLLQLSTTFCAPCRHTRILLADLAQRTEGMRHVEVDLTDHPEWSTPLRVHRTPTTLALDAAGRELFRVGGVPRRDELTAALRPHLP; translated from the coding sequence ATGACCGGCTGGATCGTGCTGCTGGTCGTGGTCGCCGCGACGCTCGCGTTCGGCGCCTGGTGGCGTTCCCGCGAAGGCCGGGTGCGGCCGGCGAGCGGGCGGCTCGGGGCGGCGGGCGCGGACCGCGGCGCGACCGCCACCGAGGACGATCGCGGCTCCGGGAAGACCGGCGAGCCCGCGCGCGTTGCACCCGACGTGTCCGACCACCTGCCCGAAGGCCTGCGCACCCGGCTCGGCGACCTCGGCGGAGCCGGGGTGACGCTGCTGCAGCTGTCCACCACGTTCTGCGCGCCGTGCAGGCACACCCGGATCCTGCTGGCCGACCTGGCGCAGCGCACCGAGGGGATGCGGCACGTCGAAGTGGACCTCACCGACCACCCCGAGTGGTCGACGCCGCTGCGGGTGCACCGCACGCCGACGACGCTGGCGCTGGACGCCGCCGGGCGGGAGCTGTTCCGGGTCGGCGGCGTGCCCCGCCGCGACGAGCTCACCGCCGCGCTGCGCCCGCACCTGCCATGA
- a CDS encoding DUF4395 domain-containing protein produces the protein MPMPATLDPRGIRFTAAITSVILAIGLVTGSWRVLAVQTVLFALCAFVGMGLNPWGAVYRSAVAPRLRAVPESERESPAPVRFSQGVGFAFAVVATAGYALEWTTLGMVANALALVAALLNAAFGYCLGCQLYLVLRRFGPVKQEAR, from the coding sequence ATGCCCATGCCCGCCACCCTCGACCCGCGCGGAATCCGCTTCACCGCCGCCATCACCAGCGTGATCCTGGCCATCGGCCTGGTCACCGGGAGCTGGCGGGTGCTCGCGGTGCAGACGGTCCTGTTCGCGCTGTGCGCCTTCGTCGGCATGGGCCTGAACCCGTGGGGCGCGGTGTACCGCTCGGCGGTGGCGCCGCGACTGCGCGCCGTCCCGGAGTCGGAGCGGGAGTCGCCGGCGCCGGTGCGCTTCTCGCAGGGGGTCGGGTTCGCGTTCGCGGTGGTCGCCACCGCCGGATACGCCTTGGAGTGGACGACGCTCGGCATGGTCGCCAACGCGCTGGCCTTGGTCGCGGCGCTGCTGAACGCGGCGTTCGGCTACTGCCTGGGCTGCCAGCTGTACCTGGTGCTGCGCCGGTTCGGGCCGGTGAAGCAGGAGGCCCGCTGA
- a CDS encoding sulfurtransferase, with amino-acid sequence MSRAEVLVSTDWAEQNLNTDKVVFAEVDEDTTAYDGGHIPGAIKLDWRNDLQDHVRRDFVSREGFEKLLSAKGISNDDTVILYGGNNNWFAAYAYWYFKLYGHSDVKLLDGGRKKWELDGRQLVKDEPNRGATSYQAQDPDTSIRAFRDEVVDAIGTKNLVDVRSPDEFAGKLVAPAHLPQESAQRAGHIPQAVNVPWSKTANEDGTFKSDEDLKKIYAEAGLDDSKDTIAYCRIGERSSHSWFVLRELLGHANVKNYDGSWTEYGSLVGVPVANPSQQEA; translated from the coding sequence ATGAGCCGTGCAGAGGTCCTGGTCTCCACCGATTGGGCCGAACAGAACCTGAACACCGACAAGGTCGTGTTCGCCGAGGTGGACGAGGACACGACCGCCTACGACGGCGGCCACATCCCGGGCGCCATCAAGCTGGACTGGCGCAACGACCTGCAGGATCACGTGCGCCGCGACTTCGTCAGCCGGGAGGGCTTCGAGAAGCTGCTCTCCGCCAAGGGCATCTCGAACGACGACACCGTGATCCTCTACGGCGGCAACAACAACTGGTTCGCCGCCTACGCCTACTGGTACTTCAAGCTCTACGGCCACTCGGACGTGAAGCTGCTCGACGGCGGGCGCAAGAAGTGGGAGCTCGACGGCCGCCAGCTGGTCAAGGACGAGCCGAACCGCGGCGCCACCAGCTACCAGGCGCAGGACCCCGACACCTCGATCCGCGCGTTCCGCGACGAGGTCGTCGACGCGATCGGCACCAAGAACCTGGTGGACGTGCGCTCCCCCGACGAGTTCGCGGGCAAGCTGGTCGCCCCCGCGCACCTGCCGCAGGAGTCGGCGCAGCGCGCCGGGCACATCCCGCAGGCGGTGAACGTCCCGTGGAGCAAGACCGCCAACGAGGACGGCACCTTCAAGTCCGACGAGGACCTCAAGAAGATCTACGCCGAGGCCGGGCTGGACGACTCGAAGGACACCATCGCCTACTGCCGCATCGGGGAGCGCTCCTCGCACAGCTGGTTCGTGCTCCGCGAGCTGCTGGGGCACGCGAACGTGAAGAACTACGACGGTTCCTGGACCGAGTACGGCTCGCTGGTGGGCGTGCCGGTCGCGAACCCGAGCCAACAGGAGGCGTGA
- a CDS encoding DUF1416 domain-containing protein, whose amino-acid sequence MSLDGCGAPQQGATAVAEDTDQVVVTGKVRSGAAPVGGAFVRLLDATGEFTAEVVSSAEGDFRFYAAPGSWTVRALHRDGKGQSDVSASGPGVHPVDIAVA is encoded by the coding sequence ATGAGCCTGGACGGATGCGGTGCGCCGCAGCAGGGGGCGACGGCCGTCGCCGAGGACACCGATCAGGTCGTGGTGACCGGCAAGGTGCGCTCCGGCGCGGCTCCGGTCGGCGGGGCGTTCGTGCGACTGCTGGACGCGACCGGGGAGTTCACCGCCGAGGTCGTGTCCTCGGCGGAGGGCGACTTCCGGTTCTACGCGGCTCCCGGGTCGTGGACGGTGCGCGCGCTGCACCGCGACGGCAAGGGCCAGTCGGACGTGTCCGCGTCCGGTCCCGGCGTGCACCCGGTGGACATCGCGGTCGCCTGA
- a CDS encoding class I SAM-dependent methyltransferase has translation MTDFDTLRERALAFREELLARKEKIAPAEFDWYPYDTMANIFHLDRLLTGPQRQVFDRIAGSRIADIGAADGDFGFFLEHELGCSVDVVDNPPTNFNGLRGARRLVEELSSAVRVHEIDLDSQFALPAQHYGAVFFLGLLYHLKNPFYVLEALAQRAELCFLSTRVARQAPDGTPLREQPVAYLLDPAEANDDATNFWIFSEAGLKRLFARTGWEVVEFTTVGCADGSEPARADRDERAFALLRSTKV, from the coding sequence ATGACCGATTTCGACACGCTGCGCGAACGCGCGCTGGCCTTCCGCGAGGAGCTGCTCGCGCGCAAGGAGAAGATCGCTCCCGCCGAGTTCGACTGGTACCCGTACGACACGATGGCGAACATCTTCCACTTGGACCGGCTGCTCACCGGCCCGCAGCGGCAGGTGTTCGACCGGATCGCGGGCAGCCGGATCGCCGACATCGGTGCCGCCGACGGCGACTTCGGGTTCTTCCTGGAGCACGAGCTGGGCTGCTCGGTGGACGTGGTGGACAACCCGCCGACGAACTTCAACGGCCTGCGCGGGGCGCGGCGGCTCGTCGAGGAGCTGTCCTCCGCGGTGCGGGTGCACGAGATCGACCTGGACTCGCAGTTCGCGCTGCCCGCGCAGCACTACGGGGCGGTGTTCTTCCTGGGGCTGCTCTACCACCTGAAGAACCCGTTCTACGTGCTGGAGGCGCTGGCCCAGCGGGCCGAGCTGTGCTTCCTGTCCACCCGGGTCGCGCGGCAGGCGCCGGACGGCACGCCGCTGCGGGAGCAGCCGGTGGCGTACCTGCTGGACCCGGCGGAGGCGAACGACGACGCCACCAACTTCTGGATCTTCTCCGAGGCCGGGCTGAAGCGGCTGTTCGCGCGCACCGGCTGGGAGGTCGTCGAGTTCACCACCGTCGGCTGCGCGGACGGTTCCGAACCGGCGCGCGCCGACCGGGACGAGCGCGCCTTCGCGCTGCTGCGCTCCACGAAGGTCTGA
- a CDS encoding FABP family protein, with protein sequence MSTTSNQPEPGSGDAAVQAAAERAEKTRSRNVPSFDDLPGVGDTANLREGPDLNSACLMLLPLVGVWRGEGEASHPSLDESYRFLQQVTFAHDGRPFLYYESRAWRLDGEGGSVVEPAFREVGFWRPQPDDTIELLLVHSSGVSEMFFGQPRGKTTWELSTDAVIRTPTGEDATAASRLYGVVDGSLAYVEERATSEHELQPRLSAKLERIVG encoded by the coding sequence ATGAGCACGACGTCCAACCAGCCGGAGCCCGGCAGCGGCGACGCGGCCGTGCAGGCCGCCGCGGAGCGCGCCGAGAAGACCCGGTCCCGCAACGTTCCGTCCTTCGACGACCTGCCCGGCGTCGGCGACACCGCGAACCTGCGCGAGGGTCCCGACCTGAACAGCGCGTGCTTGATGCTGCTGCCGCTGGTCGGGGTGTGGCGCGGCGAGGGCGAGGCGTCGCACCCGTCGCTGGACGAGAGCTACCGGTTCCTGCAGCAGGTCACCTTCGCCCACGACGGGCGCCCGTTCCTCTACTACGAGAGCAGGGCGTGGCGGCTCGACGGCGAGGGCGGTTCCGTGGTGGAGCCCGCGTTCCGCGAGGTCGGCTTCTGGCGGCCGCAGCCGGACGACACGATCGAACTGCTGCTGGTGCACAGCTCCGGCGTCTCGGAGATGTTCTTCGGGCAGCCGCGGGGCAAGACGACGTGGGAGCTGTCCACGGACGCGGTGATCCGCACCCCCACCGGCGAGGACGCGACGGCGGCGAGCCGGCTCTACGGCGTCGTCGACGGGTCGCTGGCCTACGTGGAGGAGCGCGCGACCTCGGAGCACGAGCTGCAGCCGCGGCTGTCGGCGAAGCTGGAGCGCATCGTCGGCTGA
- a CDS encoding aminodeoxychorismate lyase — protein MRVLALLDGTLADPEAPLMRADDLSVTRGDGIFETILVVAREPRELGPHLDRLERSAALLDLPAPPREVWERATRAVIDAWPWDAEREMALKLVCSRGVDGGDGTPTGFATGSSVGADTLRKRQDGVSAVTLDRGIASDLKERAPWLLLSAKTLSYATNMAALREAERRGADEVIFTATDGSVLEGPTSAVVIARGRTLRTPPPSTGILPGTTQGALFRAAEKAGWETRVEPFDQAELRTADGVWMTSSVRLITPVNALDGVPLAVDPELTRELTGRYESLY, from the coding sequence ATGCGTGTACTGGCACTGCTGGACGGGACCTTGGCCGATCCGGAGGCGCCGCTGATGCGCGCCGACGACCTGTCGGTCACCCGCGGCGACGGAATCTTCGAAACGATCTTGGTGGTGGCGCGGGAACCGCGGGAGCTGGGCCCGCACCTGGACCGCCTGGAGCGCTCGGCCGCGCTGCTGGACCTGCCCGCCCCGCCGCGCGAGGTGTGGGAGCGCGCCACCCGAGCGGTGATCGACGCGTGGCCCTGGGACGCCGAGCGCGAGATGGCCCTCAAGCTCGTGTGCAGCCGCGGCGTCGACGGCGGCGACGGCACCCCCACCGGCTTCGCCACCGGGTCCTCGGTCGGCGCCGACACGCTGCGCAAGCGCCAGGACGGCGTCTCGGCGGTCACCCTCGACCGCGGGATCGCGTCCGACCTCAAGGAACGGGCGCCGTGGCTGCTGCTGTCGGCGAAGACGCTGTCGTACGCGACGAACATGGCCGCGCTGCGCGAAGCGGAACGCCGCGGCGCCGACGAGGTCATCTTCACCGCCACCGACGGCTCGGTGCTCGAAGGCCCCACGTCGGCGGTCGTCATCGCCCGCGGCCGGACGCTGCGCACCCCGCCGCCGAGCACCGGGATCCTGCCCGGCACCACGCAGGGCGCGCTGTTCCGCGCCGCCGAGAAGGCCGGTTGGGAGACGCGGGTCGAACCGTTCGACCAGGCGGAGCTGCGCACCGCGGACGGCGTGTGGATGACCTCCAGCGTCCGGCTCATCACCCCGGTGAACGCGCTCGACGGGGTCCCGCTGGCGGTCGATCCGGAGCTGACCCGGGAGCTCACCGGCCGCTACGAATCGCTGTACTGA
- a CDS encoding Fur family transcriptional regulator: protein MGEKGSLRTTLHRHGLRVTPQRQLVLDAVRELGHATPEQVCRQVRDTAHAVNITTIYRALDVLEEIGLVRHTHLGHGAPTYSADEHEHVHLVCHRCGEIDEVPCDLLDDLAELLRRRRGFELDATHLALSGTCRACRGPEGADHPERAVEETR from the coding sequence GTGGGTGAGAAGGGATCGCTGCGCACCACACTGCACCGGCACGGCCTGCGGGTCACCCCGCAGCGCCAGCTGGTGCTCGACGCCGTGCGCGAACTGGGGCACGCGACCCCCGAGCAGGTGTGCCGCCAGGTGCGGGACACCGCGCACGCGGTGAACATCACGACGATCTACCGTGCCCTGGACGTGCTGGAGGAGATCGGGTTGGTGCGCCACACCCACCTCGGGCACGGCGCTCCCACGTACTCGGCGGACGAGCACGAGCACGTGCACCTGGTGTGCCACCGGTGCGGGGAGATCGACGAGGTGCCGTGCGACCTGCTCGACGACCTCGCGGAGCTGCTGCGGCGGCGGCGCGGGTTCGAGCTGGACGCCACGCACCTGGCGCTGTCGGGGACGTGCCGCGCGTGCCGCGGCCCCGAGGGCGCCGACCATCCGGAGCGCGCGGTCGAGGAGACACGATGA
- the ygfZ gene encoding CAF17-like 4Fe-4S cluster assembly/insertion protein YgfZ — protein sequence MNSPLLELPGAVAAPEEASLDTSLDVGVAWHFGDPFAEQRSATRSAVVVDRSHRRIIAVPGEERLSWLHLVLSQHLTELPEGRGTEALVLDSQGRVDCHLLLAHHDGVVYLDTEADAQASSALPSMGVDGRQPLLEYLEAMRFWSKVEPRDASDEFALLSVLGPDAVDLLGKAGVTDVPTKPYEVAGLPGGGFARAVPFRGLYTVDLVVPRESLVDWWTRLTDAGVRPAGTMAYESLRVEALRPRVGVDTDERAIPHELGWIHTAAHVAKGCYRGQETVAKVHNVGKPPRRMVLLHLDGSVEIRPETGDPVWHGERKVGRVGSVVLHHELGPVALAMLKRTAPVDVELVAGDAAEGRAVAAAVDPDSVPPDTGEPPGRIAAQGLRGR from the coding sequence ATGAACTCACCCCTGCTGGAGCTGCCCGGAGCCGTGGCGGCTCCCGAGGAGGCCTCGCTGGACACCTCGCTCGACGTGGGGGTCGCGTGGCACTTCGGCGACCCGTTCGCCGAGCAGCGGTCGGCGACGCGTTCGGCGGTGGTGGTGGACCGCTCGCACCGCCGGATCATCGCGGTGCCCGGCGAGGAGCGGTTGAGCTGGCTGCACCTGGTGCTCTCGCAGCACCTCACCGAGCTGCCGGAGGGCCGGGGCACCGAGGCGCTGGTGCTGGACAGCCAGGGGCGCGTCGACTGCCACCTGCTGCTCGCGCACCACGACGGCGTCGTCTACCTGGACACCGAGGCGGACGCGCAGGCGTCCAGCGCGCTGCCGTCGATGGGCGTGGACGGCAGGCAGCCGCTGCTGGAGTACCTGGAGGCCATGCGGTTCTGGTCGAAGGTCGAACCGCGCGACGCCTCCGACGAGTTCGCGCTGCTGAGCGTGCTGGGGCCGGACGCGGTGGACCTGCTCGGCAAGGCGGGCGTCACCGACGTGCCGACGAAGCCGTACGAGGTGGCCGGGCTCCCCGGTGGCGGGTTCGCGCGGGCGGTGCCGTTCCGCGGGCTGTACACGGTGGACCTGGTGGTGCCGCGCGAGTCGCTGGTGGACTGGTGGACCCGGTTGACCGATGCGGGGGTGCGCCCGGCGGGCACGATGGCCTACGAGTCGCTGCGCGTGGAGGCGCTGCGGCCGCGGGTCGGCGTGGACACCGACGAGCGGGCGATCCCGCACGAGCTGGGCTGGATCCACACGGCCGCGCACGTCGCGAAGGGCTGCTACCGGGGCCAGGAGACGGTGGCGAAGGTGCACAACGTGGGCAAGCCGCCGCGGCGGATGGTGCTGCTGCACCTGGACGGCTCGGTGGAGATCCGCCCGGAGACCGGTGATCCGGTGTGGCACGGCGAGCGCAAGGTGGGCCGGGTCGGTTCGGTGGTGCTGCACCACGAGCTGGGCCCGGTGGCGCTGGCGATGCTGAAGCGGACCGCTCCGGTGGACGTGGAGCTGGTGGCGGGCGATGCCGCGGAGGGCCGGGCGGTGGCCGCCGCGGTCGATCCGGACTCGGTGCCGCCGGACACCGGTGAGCCGCCGGGGCGGATCGCGGCGCAGGGTCTTCGCGGCCGCTGA
- a CDS encoding 3-keto-5-aminohexanoate cleavage protein yields the protein MTRSPDPTGAVLAVAPARPGRDESGSDVVARFARTAADCARVGAAVLDLAPVPGVPLAEPVRAVRRAGLLARVAATPDATPAELLSCGADALCAPLDAPAEFLRELRVGVAERGAALHLLARGAAELALLRDVPEPAHVVVVFTGDGPGAVAAFASAMDQLPAGTGRTAAGVGPAGLPVLLTALAGGAHVRIGRGDTPDYAPGTPARDDAQLVARAAGVAKIAQRPPLAPERAAELLGIKT from the coding sequence ATGACACGGTCGCCGGATCCGACGGGCGCGGTCCTCGCCGTCGCCCCGGCGCGGCCGGGCCGCGACGAGTCCGGTTCCGACGTCGTCGCCCGGTTCGCGCGCACCGCGGCGGACTGCGCCCGCGTCGGCGCCGCCGTGCTGGACCTGGCGCCGGTGCCGGGAGTTCCGCTGGCCGAGCCGGTCCGGGCCGTGCGCCGGGCCGGGTTGCTGGCCCGCGTCGCCGCGACTCCCGATGCCACGCCGGCCGAACTGCTGTCGTGCGGTGCGGACGCGCTGTGCGCGCCGCTGGACGCGCCGGCCGAGTTCCTCCGCGAGCTGCGGGTCGGCGTGGCGGAGCGCGGTGCGGCGCTGCACCTCCTGGCCCGCGGCGCGGCGGAGCTGGCGCTGCTGCGGGACGTCCCGGAGCCCGCGCACGTCGTGGTGGTCTTCACTGGTGACGGGCCCGGTGCGGTCGCCGCGTTCGCATCCGCAATGGATCAACTCCCCGCGGGAACCGGCCGCACCGCCGCGGGCGTCGGACCCGCCGGGTTGCCCGTGCTGCTGACCGCGCTGGCCGGTGGTGCGCACGTCCGCATCGGACGCGGCGACACCCCGGACTACGCGCCGGGGACGCCGGCCCGGGACGACGCGCAACTGGTCGCCAGGGCCGCGGGCGTCGCGAAGATCGCGCAGCGGCCGCCGCTGGCGCCGGAGCGCGCCGCCGAACTGCTCGGGATCAAGACGTGA
- a CDS encoding RsiG family protein: MIEVRPGGRRRIDRVLDPAYADGIEQRELGEVRELRDEAAQEETDLSYLRRMLHARIDIVRAEQRRRTEDGSASVVEQLVNILSDNAVGPATGSGRYQTTEPSRAEAHRRHVEALVSDVDLSNVTSLTDAKLDTALAAYTGEEDSVSQRRREVQAVVDRFNGEIARRYREGAASVDDLLAAERDRP; encoded by the coding sequence GTGATCGAAGTCCGCCCCGGTGGGCGCCGCCGGATCGACCGGGTCCTGGACCCGGCCTACGCCGACGGGATCGAACAGCGCGAACTGGGCGAGGTCCGCGAACTGCGCGACGAGGCCGCCCAGGAGGAGACCGATCTGTCGTACCTGCGGCGGATGCTGCACGCGCGGATCGACATCGTGCGGGCCGAGCAGCGCAGGCGCACCGAGGACGGCTCCGCTTCGGTCGTGGAGCAGCTGGTGAACATCCTCTCCGATAACGCGGTCGGCCCGGCCACCGGTTCCGGCCGCTACCAGACCACCGAGCCGTCGCGGGCCGAAGCGCACCGCAGGCACGTGGAAGCGCTGGTGTCGGACGTGGACCTGTCGAACGTGACCTCGTTGACCGACGCCAAGCTGGACACCGCGCTGGCGGCCTACACCGGCGAGGAGGACTCGGTCTCGCAGCGGCGCCGCGAGGTGCAGGCCGTGGTGGACCGGTTCAACGGCGAGATCGCCCGCCGCTACCGCGAGGGCGCTGCCTCGGTGGACGATCTGCTGGCCGCGGAGCGGGACCGCCCGTGA
- a CDS encoding asparaginase, protein MTAPAPLVELVRGGLREGVHFGSVVLLDADGTVLRSAGDVRSPMFPRSTVKPAQALAMLRAGLDLPDDADLALGASSHDGEPGHVERALALLRRHGLDEDALRCPPDLPGHGPTREHRLADGIGPSRLAMNCSGKHAAMLATCVQRGWPVESYLDPAHPLQRGVREVISELSGDPIDLTTVDGCGAPLFAISLLGLARVFRGVVTAGGDAGRVADAMRAHPWLVAGTDRDDTALMTAVPGLLSKIGAEGVLALALPDGRAAAVKISDGASRARGPVAVAVLRAFGVRVAGDELDRIAEQPVLGGGEQVGVLRAIAGAVG, encoded by the coding sequence GTGACCGCTCCCGCCCCGCTCGTCGAGCTGGTGCGCGGCGGGCTGCGCGAGGGGGTCCACTTCGGATCGGTGGTCCTGCTGGACGCCGACGGCACGGTGCTGCGCTCCGCCGGGGACGTGCGGTCACCGATGTTCCCGCGCTCCACGGTGAAGCCCGCGCAGGCGCTGGCGATGCTGCGCGCCGGGCTGGACCTGCCGGACGACGCGGACCTGGCGCTGGGCGCCTCCTCGCACGACGGGGAGCCCGGGCACGTGGAGCGGGCGCTGGCGCTGCTGCGCCGGCACGGCCTGGACGAGGACGCGCTGCGCTGCCCGCCGGACCTGCCGGGCCACGGACCGACCCGCGAGCACCGGCTGGCCGACGGCATCGGCCCGAGCAGGCTCGCGATGAACTGCTCCGGCAAGCACGCGGCGATGCTGGCGACCTGCGTGCAGCGGGGCTGGCCGGTGGAGAGCTACCTGGATCCGGCGCATCCGCTGCAGCGGGGCGTGCGGGAGGTGATCTCCGAGCTGTCCGGCGATCCGATCGACCTGACCACCGTGGACGGTTGCGGAGCGCCGCTGTTCGCGATCTCGTTGCTCGGGCTGGCCAGGGTGTTCCGCGGCGTGGTGACCGCGGGTGGTGACGCCGGCCGGGTGGCGGACGCGATGCGCGCGCACCCGTGGCTGGTGGCGGGCACGGACCGGGACGACACGGCGCTGATGACCGCGGTGCCGGGGCTGCTGTCGAAGATCGGCGCGGAAGGCGTGCTCGCGTTGGCGCTGCCGGACGGCCGCGCGGCCGCGGTGAAGATCAGCGATGGCGCCTCGCGGGCCCGCGGCCCGGTGGCGGTGGCGGTGCTGCGCGCCTTCGGCGTGCGGGTGGCCGGGGACGAGCTGGACCGCATCGCCGAGCAGCCGGTGCTGGGCGGCGGCGAGCAGGTCGGCGTGCTGCGGGCCATCGCGGGCGCCGTGGGCTGA
- a CDS encoding methyltransferase domain-containing protein has protein sequence MAQDVYTHGHHESVLRSHRWRTAENSAAYLLADLTPGAAVLDVGCGPGTITHDFAERVAPGHVTGVDNAAEIVEQASAGAPANTAFQVADVYALPFADGSFDVVHAHQVLQHLTDPVAALREMRRVCRPGGIVAARDADYAAMTWYPQLPALTGWLDLYHRVARGNDAEPDAGRRLLGWAREAGFGEVDATASAWCFATAEERTWWGGLWADRVRNSAFATQAVERGLATGAELERLSAGWREWIDADAAWFAVLNGEIRCHR, from the coding sequence ATGGCTCAGGACGTCTACACGCACGGGCACCACGAGAGCGTGCTGCGCTCGCACCGCTGGCGGACCGCGGAGAACTCCGCCGCCTACCTGCTCGCCGACCTGACCCCCGGCGCCGCGGTGCTCGACGTCGGCTGCGGACCAGGCACGATCACCCACGACTTCGCCGAGCGCGTCGCCCCCGGCCACGTCACCGGCGTGGACAACGCCGCCGAGATCGTCGAGCAGGCGAGCGCGGGCGCGCCCGCCAACACCGCGTTCCAGGTGGCCGACGTGTACGCGCTGCCGTTCGCCGACGGCTCCTTCGACGTGGTGCACGCGCACCAGGTGCTGCAGCACCTCACCGACCCGGTCGCGGCGCTGCGCGAGATGCGGCGGGTCTGCCGGCCCGGCGGGATCGTCGCCGCCAGGGACGCCGACTACGCGGCGATGACCTGGTATCCGCAGCTGCCCGCGCTCACCGGCTGGCTCGACCTGTACCACCGCGTGGCGCGCGGCAACGACGCCGAACCGGACGCCGGGCGGCGGCTGCTCGGGTGGGCGCGGGAAGCCGGGTTCGGCGAGGTAGACGCCACCGCCTCCGCCTGGTGCTTCGCCACCGCCGAGGAACGCACCTGGTGGGGCGGCCTGTGGGCGGACCGGGTGCGGAACTCGGCCTTCGCCACCCAGGCCGTCGAGCGCGGGCTGGCCACCGGCGCCGAACTGGAGCGGCTGAGCGCGGGCTGGCGCGAGTGGATCGACGCCGACGCGGCCTGGTTCGCCGTCCTCAACGGCGAGATCCGCTGCCACCGCTGA
- a CDS encoding DUF3073 domain-containing protein: MGRGRAKAKQTKVARELKYSSPTMDVEALQRELSTEPPGEWSEEDRDDTYDDGYDDYRR, from the coding sequence ATGGGGCGCGGCCGGGCTAAGGCCAAGCAGACGAAGGTGGCCCGCGAGCTGAAGTACAGCTCCCCCACCATGGACGTCGAGGCATTGCAGCGGGAGCTGTCCACGGAACCGCCTGGCGAATGGTCCGAGGAGGACCGCGACGACACATACGACGACGGGTACGACGACTACCGGCGTTGA